In one window of Lacticaseibacillus casei DSM 20011 = JCM 1134 = ATCC 393 DNA:
- a CDS encoding PTS sugar transporter subunit IIC — protein MSNLMQRLLPMLVANSVRLRHNRIYRALQQTFAAIFPFVMVGAWAQMLELSVFSRNGFFAVIYNLDNVIPHYNQIRTLLLIIETVTVDLMSVMAACFVAKYIARSYKKDDSLAALTSVGAFLILNFNAQRNAQSPFQMNNFGYRGLFIAIVFGLLIGWLFRFTHADFEEPSQHYTIAGLISRGLRGTWLTVLILISCVAITYGLTFVSTEGFVGLFYVIFQVPATNIPHVSLRLALVTTINALMWWSGIEGPINPLMVQSGSTTGTANLNYALEHANLFNVPNPITMNTIYHPFASFGGVGMTLALIIATLWVGRSKPLRRIAGLSLLPGLVNVSSPVMIGWPVTLNPILLVPFLITPLVNMVIAWAAIRLRLMPPSVYTVPTTTPGPLAAFLGTNGNLVALVVAVICLIVSVLIYAPFVRLAETVSLESAKVGDHHD, from the coding sequence ATGAGCAATCTCATGCAAAGATTGCTTCCCATGCTCGTGGCAAACAGTGTTCGATTGCGGCATAACCGGATTTATCGTGCACTTCAGCAAACTTTTGCTGCCATTTTCCCGTTTGTCATGGTCGGCGCGTGGGCCCAGATGCTGGAACTAAGTGTCTTTTCGCGGAATGGTTTTTTTGCGGTCATCTACAATCTCGACAATGTCATCCCTCATTACAACCAAATCCGCACGCTGTTGCTGATCATTGAAACCGTGACCGTTGACCTGATGTCCGTTATGGCTGCCTGCTTCGTTGCAAAATACATTGCCCGTTCTTATAAAAAGGATGATTCACTGGCGGCGCTCACCAGTGTCGGTGCTTTTTTAATTTTGAATTTTAATGCACAGCGCAATGCTCAGTCACCGTTTCAGATGAACAACTTCGGCTATCGCGGCTTATTCATCGCCATTGTTTTCGGGTTGCTGATCGGCTGGTTATTTCGCTTCACCCACGCCGATTTTGAGGAACCTTCACAACATTACACCATCGCCGGCCTAATCAGTCGGGGTTTGCGAGGTACCTGGTTAACTGTACTGATCCTTATTAGCTGTGTTGCGATCACTTACGGCCTTACTTTTGTGTCAACGGAAGGTTTTGTCGGTCTTTTCTATGTGATTTTTCAAGTTCCGGCCACAAACATACCGCATGTATCGCTTCGCCTTGCGTTGGTCACAACGATCAATGCGCTTATGTGGTGGTCAGGAATTGAAGGTCCCATTAATCCGTTAATGGTGCAGTCAGGAAGTACGACTGGCACGGCGAACTTAAACTATGCGCTGGAACACGCTAATTTGTTCAACGTGCCTAACCCGATCACCATGAATACCATCTACCATCCGTTTGCCAGCTTTGGCGGCGTCGGCATGACATTAGCGCTGATTATTGCGACACTTTGGGTAGGAAGATCCAAACCATTACGGCGGATTGCCGGGCTATCGCTTCTGCCGGGTTTGGTCAATGTTAGTTCCCCTGTGATGATCGGGTGGCCGGTGACGCTGAATCCGATTTTGTTAGTACCGTTTCTGATCACCCCTTTGGTCAACATGGTAATTGCCTGGGCCGCCATCCGTCTGCGTCTCATGCCGCCTTCGGTTTACACAGTCCCGACGACCACGCCGGGACCGCTGGCAGCGTTTCTTGGCACGAACGGCAATCTGGTTGCCTTAGTGGTGGCCGTGATCTGCTTAATCGTCTCGGTGTTAATTTACGCACCGTTTGTCCGGTTAGCCGAAACCGTCAGTCTTGAATCAGCAAAGGTCGGTGATCATCATGATTAA
- the deoC gene encoding deoxyribose-phosphate aldolase: MNKNEKPLAKYIDHTLLKPDATQDEIDVVLGQAKQYDFASVCINPYWVARAAASLHDTDVNVCTVIGFPLGANTTQTKVFEAGQALDEGAKEVDIVLNIGELKAGHDDHVRADIQAVADMTHAKGGLLKVIIEAVLLTDEEKVTACKLAAAAGADFVKTSTGFAAGGATVHDVALMRQTVGDKLGVKAAGGIHSYAEAKALIEAGADRLGASAGVQILKEAGEA; this comes from the coding sequence ATGAATAAGAACGAAAAACCATTGGCAAAGTATATTGATCACACCTTATTGAAACCGGATGCAACGCAGGACGAGATTGATGTCGTTTTGGGGCAAGCAAAGCAGTACGATTTTGCCTCGGTTTGCATCAATCCTTATTGGGTTGCGCGGGCCGCGGCCAGTTTACACGATACGGATGTCAACGTTTGTACCGTGATTGGCTTCCCGCTTGGCGCCAACACAACGCAGACCAAAGTTTTTGAAGCCGGTCAGGCGCTTGATGAAGGCGCAAAGGAAGTCGACATAGTCTTGAACATCGGCGAACTAAAAGCAGGCCATGATGACCATGTTCGTGCCGACATTCAGGCCGTTGCGGATATGACCCATGCAAAAGGCGGCTTGTTGAAAGTCATCATTGAAGCAGTTCTGTTAACCGATGAGGAAAAGGTAACGGCTTGCAAGTTGGCAGCTGCTGCCGGCGCTGATTTTGTCAAGACGTCAACCGGCTTTGCTGCGGGCGGGGCAACGGTTCATGATGTTGCGCTTATGCGGCAGACAGTTGGCGATAAGTTGGGCGTTAAAGCCGCGGGCGGTATTCACTCCTATGCCGAAGCCAAGGCGTTGATTGAAGCCGGCGCTGATCGGCTAGGGGCAAGCGCCGGTGTTCAGATTTTGAAGGAAGCGGGGGAGGCATAG
- a CDS encoding IS30 family transposase: MQKQDSTHRQKGQHLTSLERGKVAGFRQAGKSNRWIAAEIGVCPQTINNEIKRGTVDQVKKSNGKRVYHRQYLPEAAQARYETACLSCHRPDKFASVQVFLAWYVQRAKQDKWSPDASIGYAKRHKLFTPEELVCASTLYQYIDDQRLEIRNIDLLEKTKRKTSHQHHTKAKRLAGRSIEERPKVVERRRQFGHWEMDTIVGKRNGKESVILTLIERKTRCQLLRLIEGRDADSVSYALRGIKREWGACIKTITADNGPEFTALNTAFAGTETEIFYAHPYTSCDRGTNEAHNRMIRQDFPKGMSLDDISPSQVQATQDRLNQLPRKQQGYCTPQQNFEAEARRVRRMAQ; encoded by the coding sequence ATGCAGAAACAGGATAGCACACACCGCCAAAAAGGTCAGCACTTAACATCACTCGAGCGCGGAAAAGTGGCCGGATTCCGCCAAGCTGGGAAGTCCAATCGTTGGATTGCTGCTGAAATTGGCGTCTGCCCGCAGACCATTAATAATGAAATCAAGCGAGGTACAGTAGATCAGGTCAAGAAGAGTAATGGCAAGCGCGTCTACCATCGACAATACCTGCCAGAGGCTGCTCAGGCACGTTACGAGACTGCATGCTTGAGCTGCCATCGTCCTGACAAGTTCGCCAGCGTACAGGTCTTCTTAGCCTGGTACGTACAGCGAGCTAAGCAGGACAAATGGTCGCCGGATGCTTCAATCGGCTATGCCAAGCGACACAAGCTGTTTACTCCTGAAGAGCTTGTTTGTGCCTCGACTTTGTACCAGTACATTGACGACCAACGCCTAGAGATTCGAAATATCGACCTGTTGGAGAAGACTAAGCGGAAGACCTCTCACCAGCACCACACCAAGGCTAAGCGCCTGGCTGGCCGCAGTATCGAGGAACGGCCTAAGGTCGTTGAACGACGCAGGCAGTTCGGTCACTGGGAGATGGATACCATTGTCGGTAAACGCAATGGCAAGGAGAGCGTCATCTTGACTCTGATTGAGCGCAAGACCCGTTGCCAACTTCTCCGCTTGATCGAAGGACGAGATGCAGACTCTGTGAGCTATGCATTGCGTGGAATCAAGCGCGAATGGGGAGCTTGCATCAAGACCATCACAGCCGACAACGGACCCGAGTTCACCGCCTTAAATACTGCTTTTGCTGGGACGGAAACTGAGATCTTCTACGCCCATCCTTACACGTCCTGCGACCGTGGCACCAACGAGGCACATAACCGGATGATCCGCCAGGACTTCCCTAAGGGCATGTCCCTAGATGACATTAGCCCTAGTCAAGTGCAGGCCACGCAAGACCGCTTGAATCAGTTGCCTCGCAAACAACAGGGCTACTGCACACCCCAGCAAAACTTTGAGGCCGAAGCTCGGCGCGTTCGCCGCATGGCCCAGTAG
- a CDS encoding MazG nucleotide pyrophosphohydrolase domain-containing protein produces MQFTLNFLTEETGELSRAIRALEIGRDHPGEPAKSQHALDANLKEELADVLDQVLILSDKFGIDPESLLEQSERKLTQRFKHHA; encoded by the coding sequence TTGCAATTTACGCTTAATTTTCTGACCGAAGAAACCGGTGAATTATCGCGGGCGATTCGAGCGTTGGAAATTGGCCGCGATCATCCGGGTGAGCCGGCTAAAAGTCAGCATGCCTTGGATGCTAATTTGAAAGAAGAATTGGCTGATGTTCTCGATCAGGTTCTGATTCTAAGCGACAAGTTCGGTATTGATCCGGAAAGCTTGCTTGAACAAAGCGAACGAAAGCTGACGCAGCGGTTTAAGCACCATGCGTGA
- a CDS encoding thioredoxin family protein: MPVNATKETLKELTATGTVVVDFWAPWCGPCKVLDPILNALAKELSGLKVVRYNVEADASVPQTLGIMTVPTIVVYQQGQPKEKVSGVYAKEKLKRYFEKRLEAAR; the protein is encoded by the coding sequence ATGCCAGTGAATGCGACGAAAGAGACACTAAAGGAGTTGACCGCTACCGGAACGGTGGTTGTCGACTTTTGGGCGCCGTGGTGTGGGCCTTGTAAGGTGCTTGATCCGATTTTAAATGCGCTTGCAAAAGAACTGTCAGGGCTAAAAGTAGTGCGCTATAACGTGGAGGCGGATGCTTCGGTGCCGCAAACATTGGGAATCATGACAGTGCCGACAATAGTAGTCTATCAGCAGGGACAACCAAAAGAAAAAGTGAGTGGCGTTTATGCCAAAGAAAAATTGAAGCGTTACTTTGAAAAGAGGTTAGAGGCAGCGCGATGA
- the deoD gene encoding purine-nucleoside phosphorylase has translation MSTHIAAPKGAIADVVLLPGDPLRAQYIAENFLGNATRYNTVRNAFGYTGIFEGRRVSVQATGMGIPSISIYVNELIQDYGVKTLIRVGTAGGMGKDVKVRDVVLAQGSSTDSSIILNTFGAGMYFAPLADFQLLREAANLADDSSIRYHVGNVLGEDRFYNDEMDRQKLIDYEVLATEMETPALYLLAAKFHAQALSILTVSNHLITGEETTAQERQTSFNDMIGLALGVAKKIPVR, from the coding sequence ATGAGTACACATATTGCAGCTCCAAAAGGCGCCATCGCGGATGTGGTGTTGCTGCCAGGCGATCCGTTGCGCGCGCAATACATTGCCGAGAACTTTTTGGGAAATGCGACGCGCTACAACACCGTTCGCAATGCGTTTGGCTACACCGGAATCTTTGAAGGCCGGCGCGTGTCGGTTCAGGCAACAGGGATGGGCATTCCGTCAATTTCGATTTATGTCAACGAGTTGATTCAGGATTATGGCGTAAAAACGCTGATTCGCGTGGGTACGGCTGGCGGAATGGGCAAGGACGTCAAGGTTCGCGATGTGGTGTTGGCGCAAGGCTCATCGACAGATAGCAGCATCATTTTGAATACCTTTGGCGCTGGAATGTACTTTGCGCCTTTGGCAGACTTTCAGCTATTACGCGAAGCAGCAAATTTGGCAGATGACAGTTCGATCCGCTACCATGTTGGTAATGTACTAGGCGAAGACCGTTTCTATAATGATGAAATGGATCGCCAAAAGCTGATTGACTACGAAGTTCTGGCAACGGAAATGGAGACGCCGGCGCTATATTTACTGGCAGCTAAGTTCCATGCGCAGGCGTTATCAATCCTGACCGTCTCGAATCACTTGATTACAGGCGAAGAAACCACCGCTCAAGAGCGACAGACCAGCTTCAATGACATGATCGGATTAGCACTCGGCGTGGCTAAAAAGATTCCTGTACGTTAA
- a CDS encoding phosphopentomutase → MAFERIITIVLDSIGIGEAPDAAKFHDTGADTLGHIGDYFGGKLALPNLQAIGLGNIDRKTPIAGVGPLGSPNGYFGKMAEISAGKDSMDGHWEMMGLPVTEPLGYFPKGFPADLIKQIEDFSGRKVILNKPYSGTEAIKDYGEQQLKTGDLIVYTSGDSVLQIAAQTDVIPLEELYRICRYVRSITIDAPYRIGRVIARPYVGTDPTTFTRTSDRHDYTLQPDKPTDLDRLQGAGVSTYGIGKINDIFSGQGLDDGVHAVSNTDGMNKTIEAAKSDRKGFIFTNLVDFDAMYGHRRNAQGDGEALMTFDRQLGDLLTALQRDDLLMITADHGNDPTFRGTDHTREYVPLLAYSKQFVGNGDLGIRSPFADLGATILDNFGVSGNQVGQSFLSLLK, encoded by the coding sequence ATGGCATTTGAGCGAATTATTACCATCGTTCTAGACTCGATTGGCATTGGCGAAGCGCCGGATGCAGCCAAGTTTCATGATACAGGCGCCGATACGCTTGGTCACATTGGCGATTATTTTGGCGGGAAACTAGCGCTGCCGAACTTGCAGGCGATCGGGCTGGGCAATATCGATCGGAAAACGCCAATTGCTGGGGTTGGACCATTGGGAAGTCCCAACGGCTATTTTGGCAAGATGGCGGAGATTTCTGCTGGTAAAGATAGTATGGATGGCCATTGGGAGATGATGGGTCTTCCGGTCACTGAACCGCTTGGCTATTTTCCTAAGGGCTTCCCGGCTGACCTGATTAAGCAAATCGAAGACTTTTCCGGGCGCAAAGTCATTCTCAATAAGCCGTATTCCGGCACCGAAGCCATTAAGGATTATGGTGAGCAGCAATTGAAAACCGGCGATCTCATTGTTTATACTTCCGGTGATTCAGTGTTACAGATTGCCGCGCAGACCGATGTGATTCCGCTTGAAGAGTTGTATCGAATTTGTCGATATGTCCGCAGTATTACGATTGATGCGCCATATCGAATCGGCCGGGTCATTGCTCGCCCATATGTTGGCACCGATCCGACAACCTTCACCCGCACCAGTGATCGTCACGATTACACGTTGCAGCCGGATAAGCCGACTGATCTCGATCGCTTGCAAGGAGCAGGCGTGTCGACTTATGGTATCGGGAAAATCAATGATATTTTCTCGGGACAGGGCTTAGACGATGGCGTGCACGCCGTCAGCAACACAGACGGCATGAACAAAACGATTGAGGCGGCGAAATCTGACCGTAAAGGCTTTATTTTTACGAATCTGGTCGACTTCGATGCCATGTATGGTCACCGCCGCAACGCCCAAGGGGATGGTGAGGCGTTAATGACGTTTGACCGCCAGCTGGGTGATTTACTGACGGCTTTGCAGCGCGACGATTTACTCATGATCACGGCCGACCACGGGAACGACCCGACTTTCCGCGGGACGGATCATACGCGCGAATATGTACCATTGTTGGCTTACAGTAAGCAATTCGTTGGCAATGGTGATTTGGGTATCCGATCGCCGTTTGCTGATTTAGGCGCCACGATTCTCGACAATTTCGGCGTCAGCGGCAATCAGGTCGGCCAATCATTTCTGAGTTTGTTAAAATAA
- a CDS encoding IS30 family transposase — protein MQKQDSTHRQKGQHLTSLERGKVAGFRQAGKSNRWIAAEIGVCPQTINNEIKRGTVDQVKKSNGKRVYHRQYLPEAAQARYETARLSCHRPDKFASVQVFLAWYVQRAKQDKWSPDASIGYAKRHKLFTPEELVCASTLYQYIDDQRLEIRNIDLLEKTKRKTSHQHHTKAKRLAGRSIEERPKVVERRRQFGHWEMDTIVGKRNGKESVILTLIERKTRCQLLRLIEGRDADSVSYALRGIKREWGACIKTITADNGPEFTALNTAFAGTETEIFYAHPYTSCDRGTNEAHNRMIRQDFPKGMSLDDISPSQVQATQDRLNQLPRKQQGYCTPQQNFEAEARRVRRMAQ, from the coding sequence ATGCAGAAACAGGATAGCACACACCGCCAAAAAGGTCAGCACTTAACATCACTCGAGCGCGGAAAAGTGGCCGGATTCCGCCAAGCTGGGAAGTCCAATCGTTGGATTGCTGCTGAAATTGGCGTCTGCCCGCAGACCATTAATAATGAAATCAAGCGAGGTACAGTAGATCAGGTCAAGAAGAGTAATGGCAAGCGCGTCTACCATCGACAATACCTGCCAGAGGCTGCTCAGGCTCGTTACGAGACTGCACGCTTGAGCTGCCATCGTCCTGACAAGTTCGCCAGCGTACAGGTCTTCTTAGCCTGGTACGTACAGCGAGCTAAGCAGGACAAATGGTCGCCGGATGCTTCAATCGGCTATGCCAAGCGACACAAGCTGTTTACTCCTGAAGAGCTTGTTTGTGCCTCGACTTTGTACCAGTACATTGACGACCAACGCCTAGAGATTCGAAATATCGACCTGTTGGAGAAGACTAAGCGGAAGACCTCTCACCAGCACCACACCAAGGCTAAGCGCCTGGCTGGCCGCAGTATCGAGGAACGGCCTAAGGTCGTTGAACGACGCAGGCAGTTCGGTCACTGGGAGATGGATACCATTGTCGGTAAACGCAATGGCAAGGAGAGCGTCATCTTGACTCTGATTGAGCGCAAGACCCGTTGCCAACTTCTCCGCTTGATCGAAGGACGAGATGCAGACTCTGTGAGCTATGCATTGCGTGGAATCAAGCGCGAATGGGGAGCTTGCATCAAGACCATCACAGCCGACAACGGACCCGAGTTCACCGCCTTAAATACTGCTTTTGCTGGGACGGAAACTGAGATCTTCTACGCCCATCCTTACACGTCCTGCGACCGTGGCACCAACGAGGCACATAACCGGATGATCCGCCAGGACTTCCCTAAGGGCATGTCCCTAGATGACATTAGCCCTAGTCAAGTGCAGGCCACGCAAGACCGCTTGAATCAGTTGCCTCGCAAACAACAGGGCTACTGCACACCCCAGCAAAACTTTGAGGCCGAAGCTCGGCGCGTTCGCCGCATGGCCCAGTAG
- a CDS encoding alpha/beta hydrolase translates to MIKHWRRWLLILFSILAIGAVVFPATKWMAQNVKSARVVHNSRMQPIILIPGSSATEDRFNTLITQLNNQTNGHSLLKITVKTDGTLTYSGKIAARDTEPYIVVAFENNKDGYNNIKKQAAWFNIAFKQLAKTYNFNRFRGIGHSNGGLIFTLFLEKYYNESDVQMTRLMTIGTPYNLEESNPNNRTQMLNDFITSRDKLPSTLTVYSIAGTENLDGDGTVPIESVEAGKYIFQNQVAHYTQITVSGDEAGHSDLPQNRQIVNLISQYMVATPNQQGVRPGQGGSGRGVGPAPRDGNQNP, encoded by the coding sequence ATGATTAAACATTGGCGCAGATGGCTGCTTATTCTTTTCAGCATTCTTGCCATCGGAGCAGTCGTGTTCCCAGCAACCAAATGGATGGCCCAAAACGTCAAATCGGCACGAGTCGTCCATAATTCGCGGATGCAGCCCATCATCTTAATCCCCGGGAGCTCGGCGACTGAAGACCGTTTCAACACCTTAATCACCCAGCTCAACAACCAGACGAATGGTCACAGTCTCCTGAAGATCACGGTGAAAACAGATGGCACACTGACTTACAGCGGTAAAATTGCTGCGCGTGACACCGAGCCGTACATTGTTGTCGCATTTGAAAATAACAAGGACGGCTACAACAACATCAAAAAGCAGGCAGCGTGGTTTAATATTGCCTTCAAGCAGCTGGCCAAAACCTATAACTTCAATCGTTTCCGCGGCATTGGCCACAGTAACGGCGGCCTCATTTTCACGCTTTTTCTCGAAAAATATTACAACGAGTCCGACGTGCAGATGACCCGCCTCATGACGATTGGGACGCCATATAATCTTGAAGAAAGTAACCCTAACAACCGCACCCAGATGTTGAACGACTTCATTACCAGTCGGGACAAGCTGCCGAGCACCCTAACCGTTTACTCGATTGCCGGAACCGAAAACCTCGATGGTGACGGCACCGTGCCGATCGAAAGTGTCGAGGCAGGGAAGTATATTTTCCAAAATCAGGTCGCCCATTACACCCAGATCACGGTTTCCGGTGATGAGGCCGGCCACAGCGACTTGCCGCAAAATCGGCAAATTGTTAACTTGATCAGTCAATACATGGTCGCAACACCAAATCAACAAGGCGTTCGTCCAGGACAAGGCGGTAGCGGCCGCGGTGTCGGTCCAGCGCCACGTGACGGCAATCAGAATCCTTGA
- the msp1 gene encoding cell wall hydrolase P75 yields MVKSRKVWSVTAGFVGAAGLAALATGANTVSASTTGTVNYKTGATTVWNSPSWNHVKRYVTFGDTVQLLGKTVDHNGATWYKVGDNQWIPELYLNVDGKTAQVEAPASTASQAPASQAPASQAPASQAPASQAAPATTPAATQSANIQLYVKNVGSAVTVWATPAYGRATGQYLEGQQSVTAVAQQQANGETWYQLSNGGYVPARFVSTTPVAAAPQSTAPQSTASSAAAQPAQSAASQAPASSSAAQPSQAPASQAPASSAAPQASQAPVSQAPASSSAAQPSQATASQAPASSAATQPAQPSQAPASSAAPQAQTVQVNNTNAGNNAQIQQVAAYSAPVASTATDTSRQAKVQAVISVAEQQIGKPYSWGGKGPTGFDCSGLMYYAFLNGAGKNIGGWTVPQESSGTQVSLDALQPGDLLFWGSHGSTYHVALYIGGGTMIQAPQPGENVKYTALAYFQPDFAVRPNL; encoded by the coding sequence ATGGTAAAATCTAGAAAAGTATGGTCAGTAACGGCAGGCTTTGTTGGTGCTGCCGGTCTGGCGGCTTTAGCAACCGGTGCTAATACTGTTTCTGCATCTACAACGGGAACGGTCAACTACAAGACCGGTGCAACCACCGTATGGAATAGTCCATCATGGAACCACGTAAAACGCTATGTAACGTTTGGCGACACGGTGCAGCTATTAGGTAAGACAGTTGACCACAATGGTGCAACCTGGTACAAAGTTGGCGACAACCAGTGGATCCCTGAGCTCTATTTGAACGTTGACGGGAAGACTGCCCAGGTTGAAGCACCAGCATCAACTGCCAGTCAGGCACCAGCTAGCCAAGCACCAGCATCCCAGGCACCGGCAAGTCAAGCGCCTGCCAGCCAGGCGGCACCTGCAACGACTCCAGCAGCTACACAAAGTGCCAACATCCAACTTTATGTTAAGAATGTTGGCTCGGCTGTGACGGTTTGGGCAACGCCTGCATACGGTCGGGCAACGGGTCAGTATCTTGAAGGCCAGCAGTCAGTTACAGCTGTGGCTCAACAGCAAGCAAATGGTGAAACCTGGTACCAGCTTTCCAACGGTGGCTACGTACCTGCACGCTTTGTCAGCACGACACCTGTAGCAGCGGCACCGCAATCCACAGCACCTCAGTCGACTGCTTCAAGCGCAGCTGCCCAACCTGCACAATCTGCTGCATCACAGGCACCAGCTTCAAGCTCAGCAGCACAACCAAGTCAAGCGCCAGCATCACAAGCGCCTGCTTCTAGTGCAGCGCCACAAGCCAGTCAGGCACCAGTCTCACAAGCGCCTGCTTCAAGCTCTGCAGCTCAGCCAAGTCAGGCCACTGCGTCACAAGCACCTGCTTCAAGTGCTGCCACGCAACCGGCACAGCCAAGCCAAGCGCCAGCATCATCAGCAGCACCGCAGGCACAAACAGTGCAAGTAAACAACACTAACGCAGGTAATAACGCGCAGATTCAACAAGTAGCTGCTTATTCAGCGCCTGTTGCGTCAACCGCAACCGATACATCGCGTCAGGCAAAGGTTCAAGCTGTTATCTCGGTTGCTGAACAGCAAATCGGCAAGCCATATAGCTGGGGCGGTAAAGGTCCTACAGGCTTCGATTGCTCAGGCTTAATGTACTATGCATTCTTGAACGGTGCAGGTAAGAACATCGGCGGTTGGACCGTACCACAAGAATCTTCAGGCACGCAAGTTTCTCTGGACGCGCTTCAACCAGGTGACTTGCTCTTCTGGGGCAGCCATGGTTCAACATACCACGTAGCGCTTTACATCGGTGGCGGCACCATGATTCAGGCACCGCAACCGGGTGAAAACGTTAAGTACACTGCATTGGCATACTTCCAGCCTGACTTTGCGGTTCGTCCGAACCTGTAA
- a CDS encoding threonine/serine exporter family protein, whose amino-acid sequence MPWFVALLIQLSFSYLATVAFTVIINVPRKALNLAGWAGMMGWLAYWLLMEAGIGRMMANLTGAFVIGVCGIFFARYKKMPVIIFNIPGFVPLVPGAVAYQAVRAVVMGQLDSALQYVSRVIMIAGAIAVGFMLAQLLSELLYKQAVLKPKK is encoded by the coding sequence TTGCCGTGGTTTGTTGCGTTATTGATCCAGCTATCTTTTAGTTATTTAGCAACCGTTGCGTTTACGGTGATTATCAATGTTCCGCGCAAGGCACTGAATCTTGCTGGTTGGGCTGGCATGATGGGATGGCTGGCATACTGGCTATTGATGGAGGCAGGTATTGGCCGGATGATGGCTAACTTGACCGGTGCCTTTGTCATTGGGGTGTGCGGCATCTTCTTTGCGCGTTATAAAAAAATGCCTGTCATTATCTTCAACATCCCGGGATTTGTCCCATTGGTGCCAGGCGCCGTTGCCTATCAGGCAGTTCGCGCGGTGGTGATGGGGCAACTGGATAGCGCTTTACAATATGTCAGTCGCGTGATCATGATTGCCGGGGCGATTGCGGTCGGTTTCATGTTGGCGCAACTATTGTCAGAATTGTTGTATAAACAGGCAGTCTTAAAGCCGAAAAAGTGA
- a CDS encoding threonine/serine exporter family protein yields MTYSIEQEKTQTPNRVLATCLLAGRIMIEGGSEMYRVEDTMRRIAFNAGQPQTLVFTTPTGIFASIENQPYIQERPISKRSIDMEKVSRVNQLSRSFAAKEIDLDALYAALLKLDQNTPFFPIWWQVIGAAVVSLTLMVLFAQKYNWFDMPLAALVGALGFWVNIKVNALTNIRFISELLGALVVGLTAWIGVKLGLGHDLDDIIIGAIMPLVPGVAITNSIRDMLAGHLLSGMARGMEAILSACAIGVGIAIIFRFF; encoded by the coding sequence ATGACATATTCAATTGAACAAGAAAAAACCCAAACCCCAAATCGTGTCTTAGCTACCTGCCTTTTAGCCGGGCGAATTATGATCGAAGGCGGTTCGGAAATGTATCGGGTGGAAGACACGATGCGCCGAATCGCTTTTAACGCTGGTCAACCGCAAACGTTGGTGTTCACGACGCCAACTGGGATTTTTGCAAGTATTGAAAATCAACCGTATATTCAGGAACGGCCGATTAGCAAACGCTCGATTGATATGGAGAAAGTCTCCCGGGTGAATCAGCTTTCCCGATCGTTTGCTGCCAAAGAAATTGACTTGGATGCATTATATGCGGCACTGCTTAAATTGGATCAGAATACGCCGTTTTTCCCAATTTGGTGGCAGGTGATCGGTGCTGCCGTTGTCAGTTTGACCTTAATGGTTTTATTTGCGCAAAAATACAACTGGTTTGATATGCCTTTGGCGGCGTTGGTTGGCGCACTTGGTTTTTGGGTGAATATCAAGGTGAATGCCTTAACGAATATTCGCTTTATCAGTGAATTACTCGGCGCTTTGGTTGTCGGATTAACGGCATGGATCGGTGTTAAATTAGGGTTAGGTCATGATCTGGATGACATTATCATCGGTGCGATTATGCCGCTGGTGCCGGGGGTGGCGATTACCAATTCGATCCGGGATATGTTGGCCGGGCACCTGTTGTCCGGCATGGCGCGGGGCATGGAAGCAATCTTAAGCGCCTGTGCCATCGGTGTTGGGATTGCCATTATTTTCCGGTTCTTTTAG